A region from the Vitis riparia cultivar Riparia Gloire de Montpellier isolate 1030 unplaced genomic scaffold, EGFV_Vit.rip_1.0 scaffold634_pilon_pilon, whole genome shotgun sequence genome encodes:
- the LOC117910164 gene encoding anther-specific proline-rich protein APG-like, giving the protein MARTRGTKSSSPSARRPAPREAPVQASTSEPPRPEGIPPPAKPSPKKRQAKPELQTPPARRYLTRSGGRPLQKRARMESSEPIDLTGQSPVSSPVTSPAPSPIPSPVPSPAPPTKLQTSQPPPLEPQIPSETAPEEILRRPILA; this is encoded by the coding sequence atggcacgaaccagaggCACGAAGTCTTCTTCTCCGTCCGCCCGAAGGCCAGCGCCGCGCGAGGCACCTGTGCAAGCTTCAACCTCTGAGCCACCGCGGCCAGAAGGCATTCCGCCTCCGGCAAAGCCCTCGCCAAAGAAGCGCCAGGCCAAGCCGGAATTGCAAACGCCTCCAGCGAGGCGTtaccttaccaggtcagggggtCGTCCCCTCCAAAAGCGGGCTAGAATGGAAAGCTCGGAGCCCATCGACTTGACAGGGCAATCCCCTGTTTCGTCCCCTGTTACATCCCCTGCCCCGTCTCCAATTCCAtctccggtgccatctccggcaccgccTACGAAGCTACAAACAAGCCAGCCGCCGCCTCTTGAGCCCCAAATTCCATCTGAAACAGCTCCTGAAGAGATTCTCAGGCGTCCAATTCTCGCTTGA